TTCCAGTGAAGATACCTCAACACCCGCGGATACCGAAGAAGATACGGCCACAGAGGAACAGGTGGAAATGGAGGATGAAGCATCTTCTGATGAAGGTATGATGGAGGATGAAGAGGCTTCTGAAGATGGTGAGATGACCGAGGAAGAACCTGCTGAAGAAGAAATGACGACTGAAGCTGAAGTTGTATCAGGCGATGTGGCTTCCCCATTACTTGCACAAGGCGAAACAACAGCTTTTCAATTTGATACGGTCGGCACATATGGGATCCACTGCGATCCACACCCGGTGATGAAAATGACTGTAACGGTTGAAGAAGGTGCCGAGCTAAGCGGAACCGTAGAAGCGCAAATTGCTGATTATGAATTTAGTGAAGATCTTGTTGTAGCACCTGGTACCGTGATTATCTGGACAAATGAAGATCCGGTGAGACATAACGTGGCGGTTACGCCGGAAGGTTAATGTATGAGCGCATCAGAGATTGTGTGGTGCGCTTTTTTGTGTGGTTGCGTGTTTGCGTGGAACCGGTTTGTCAGGTTAACGAGAAAGTTTGTGAGGTTAGAAGGAGAGTTCGTGAGGTTAGACGCGGAGTTTGTGAGGTTCCATAACGAATTCGTCAGCTTGCGCGGGAATTTGTGAGTTTAGTATCTTTTGGACTATGTTGGAAGGGTACTTTTTCAAACAGGATTGTTCAATCTGACAGCACTTTTGCGTGGAACCGGTTCGTCAGGTTAGCGGGCAAATTTGTGAGGTTAGGGCATGAGTTCGTGAGGTTAGACGCGGAGTTTGTGAGGTTCGGCGGCGAGTTCGGCAGCTTCCGCGAAAGTTTGTGAGGTTGGTGTCTTATGGACTATGTTTGAGGGACACTTTTACAAGCCAGGTTGTTCAATCTGAGAGCACTTTTGCGTGGAACCGGTTCGTCAGGTTAGACGCGAAGTTCGTGAGGTTAGAGCATGAGTTCGTGAGGTTAGACGCGGAGTTTGTGAGGTTCGGCGGCGAGTTCGGCAGCTTCCGCGAGAATTTGTGAGGTTAGTGTCTTATGGACTATGTTTGAGGGACACTTTTACAAGCCAGGTTGTTCAATCTGAGAGCACTTTTGCGTGGAACCGGTTCGTCAGGTTAGCCGACAAATTTGTGAGGTTAGGTCATGAGTTCGTGAGGTTAGACGCGACTTTCGTGAGGTTCCATAGCGAGTTCGTCAGCTTCCGCGAAATTTTGTGAGTTTAGTGTAATTTGGACTACTCTATAAAAACATTATTCTCTTAA
The sequence above is drawn from the Jeotgalibacillus aurantiacus genome and encodes:
- a CDS encoding plastocyanin/azurin family copper-binding protein, whose product is MKKIGWLLLLMFMLLLTACSSEDTSTPADTEEDTATEEQVEMEDEASSDEGMMEDEEASEDGEMTEEEPAEEEMTTEAEVVSGDVASPLLAQGETTAFQFDTVGTYGIHCDPHPVMKMTVTVEEGAELSGTVEAQIADYEFSEDLVVAPGTVIIWTNEDPVRHNVAVTPEG